The nucleotide sequence TAAAACATTCCTTTTGCCCCGCCCACCGTATCCATAATATCGGAAATTGAAGTTTCCTCATATCCTTTAGAAATAAATAAGTTTTGGGCAGCATTTAGGATTTCTTTTCTCCATTCCTCTGGTGTCTTTTTTACAGGTCTAGCCAAATGTGATTGCACCTCCTTTGTATTTAGTTATTGACTTGAAGTCAATAACTATTTTAGCACTATTCTTATATTTTTGCAATAGCCATAATTTGCCATAGCACAAAAATCACTTATTTGCAAAATCCATAAAATTCTTGACATTACAAAAGCGACAGAGATTTCTCCCTGCCGCTTTTGTCCACTTATGCAAAAATGATTTCCTTATTTACAATCTCCCTTGCACAAACTCTTATGTTGCCTAACTGTCCTACCCATTCTAAGGTATTTTCAGCCTTTAGTTGTTCCGTTATGACTTGTGTCTGTTTCATGTCCTCAATGAGTCTTTCAAAGCATTCCTGCGCCTGTCTGTCAATGTCGGCAAGATAAGTGTTAAGTTTGCCGCTTGTGAGAAGATTGGTGTATGTAACTTTGCAATATTGCTTCAGATAGTCCAGATGCCGCTGTCCCCATGCGCCTATCGGCTGTTCTTCTTCGGCGGGCAATCGTAAATCTGGAATAAGATACCCATTTTCTTCGTGATATGTACCGCCTAACTGTTCAAATAATGATTTTTCCATTTTCTATTTCCTCCAGATAAGATATTCACTCCACATATTTGTGTCTACTGTCTTAAACACAATTTTTGAGTTTTGTCCTTATCTGGTTTCATACTTATTTTGCTATTATACATAAAGCCCTCTCTTTACTTAGTCTAATGTTTTTCCATCATTGCATTTATTTTTAGTTACAGCTATTTAAACTATAATATTAATAATCAGCAATCCCTTCAATTTCATAAAGCAGACGTAAATGCTCAGGATTAAATCGAAGTGCTATGCACTGCATAGATGTCTTAATAATACTTGTATTTCTTAAAATTTGAATATATACATTTTTAAGTGGCTTTTCATTTGTTTTTTTTATTTCCTTTATTAATTTAATGGTTTCAACAAATAGGTTGGATTTAAATCTTTCTGGTATATTTTCTGAACACGATACCGCTTTCTTCAAGGCTTTTTCAATATCTTTAATCGTATACCATATTTCATCAAAACCCATATCTTCATATGTAAAAACCTTTGGTATA is from Lachnospiraceae bacterium JLR.KK002 and encodes:
- a CDS encoding TnpV protein — its product is MEKSLFEQLGGTYHEENGYLIPDLRLPAEEEQPIGAWGQRHLDYLKQYCKVTYTNLLTSGKLNTYLADIDRQAQECFERLIEDMKQTQVITEQLKAENTLEWVGQLGNIRVCAREIVNKEIIFA